The window CATGAACGCCTTGCGCTGCTGTTCCTCGCTGCCTTCGACGGCGGCCGGATCGGGCACGCCCCAATGGGCCGACACCGGCTTGCCCGGCCATACGGGACACACCTCGCCAGCGGCGTTGTCGCAGACGGTGAAGATGAAATCGAACACCGGCGCACCGGGCGCCACGAATTCGTCCCAGCTCTTGCTGCGGTAGCCGGTCGTTGGCAGGCGCAGGCGCTCCAGCGTGGCGAGCGCCAGCGGATGCACCTCGCCCTTGGGATGGCTGCCCGCGGAGTAGGCGCGGAAGCGCCCTTGGCCCAGCGAATTCAGGATGCCCTCGGCGAGGATCGACCGGGCCGAATTGCCCGTGCAGATGAACAGCGCGTTGTAGGTGGTTTCAGTCGTCATCGATGCCTCGCGTCAGCAGCAAGAAGCAGCCCGTTTCGCGGCGGCGCGACTGTCACTCGGCGCGCAGCAAGCTGGAGCTGTGCTCGGCGCGGGCTGCGGCGCTTCGTTGAACACGGGGATGTTGCCCAGCGTGTGGAAATGCTCCCAGGCCACGCCCTGCGGGTCGGTGACCCAGTGCTTCTCACTGCGTGCATAGCAGCAGGTCGTGGTGCCTTCGTCGAGCAGCGCCATGTCGGCAGCCTGCGCGCGGGCCTTCAAGGCGGTGAGTTCGTCGGCGTCATCGGTCTGGATGCCCAGGTGGTCGATGCCCGGCTTGCTGCCGCGCGTGGAGATGGCGAAGTTGACCGGCGGGTCTTCGAGCATCCACTTCGCGTAGTCGGCCTCGATGCGAGCCGGCTGCGCGGCGAACAGTTGGGAATAGAAGCCGATGCTGCGATTCAGGTCATCGACGTGCAGGTGGACGTGGAAGCGTTTCATGGAGGTTCCTTTCAGCAGGAGGCGCAGGCACGGGTGGATTCATTGGCCTCGCACACGCCACCTTGGCAGCAGTGCTCGGTCAGGTAGCCGAGCAGCCCGTTCATGTGGGCGAAGTCGGCGCGGTAGATCAGGTTGCGGCCCTGTTGCTCGATGGTGACGAGGCCGGCATGGGCCAGCTCCTTCAGATGGAAGGACAGGGTGTTGCGGGCCACGTCGAGCTGGTCGGCCAGGACGCTGGGCGTGAGCCCTTCGGGGCCGGCGACGACCAGGGCGCGGAACACGCGCAGCCGCTGGGTGTGGGCCAGGGCGCTCAGGGCGGAAACGGCTTGGGTCTCGTTCATAGTTCAATAATACAACATCGATTGAATAATTGTGCAAGCACATCGCAATAGAGGACCGGGCGCGCCCGACCCCAATCGGGGACGCCACTGCGCCCGATTGCTGCGTGACGCGGCTATCTGATAGTCCGAAGCTCACCCTCATGCGTTGCTGACCGTCGTCAGCGGCATGCCCTGGCAGTCTCGGTCTTCAAGACTGCAACGCGGTTCGCCGCGTTGACCGATCCAGTCCGCTTCGCATCGCCCACCGCGGACGCTCGCCGGCCTGGCGACGATGCACTTTTCTCAACCACCCGAGGGGAACCCCATCCCCTGTGGGATGCGTGCTCCCCGACCCACCAAGGAGCACGGCATGTCTGAACCTTCCGCATCTTCCTCTGCAACCGCAGTGCGCAGTGGTGCGCTGGCGCTGGCCTGGACCGGCAAGCGTTTGCCGCTACAGGTGCTGCGCAGCGCGGCCGGCCAGTACATCGGCACGCAAGACGACGAAGGCCCGGTATCGCGGGAGTCCGTCGAGTATTTCCCCACCCACCTCGCAGCACAGCGCGCCCTGGATACCCATGCCTGGACGCAGCGCGCTCAGCCCTGATTCCCCACCCTTCAAGGAGTCCTCTCATGAATCTGTCTTTGCCCGAAGACGTGCTCGATCAGATGGCGCTGGAACAGGCGCACTTCGACGCTGCACCGCAGGCCTTCTTCGAGGCCTGGAAGCGCGGCGCGCAGATCGCCGGCCACGAGTGGTTCGGCGACGGCACACGCGAAGGTCTGCAGCGTGCCACCACCAAGTGGGATCTGCGGCCCAACATGCTGATGCTCAACGACGCCCTGGGCGTGCTGAGCAGCGGTCAACGCATGTTCCTGTCCGCGATGGTGAGCTTCTACAACGCCCGCGAGGGTGGCGCGATGCTCAAGCGTTGCGGCTTCGAGGGGCTGTCCGACTTCGGCGGCCTCGATCTGGAACGGCGCCAGGTCATCGCTGACCTCACGCTGCACTACAACGGCTGGTGAGCCGCGCCTGGCAACCCACCGTCCTTTCATCCCACCCCACGAGGGACATGCGTCCCCGTTC is drawn from Methylibium petroleiphilum PM1 and contains these coding sequences:
- a CDS encoding arsenate reductase ArsC translates to MTTETTYNALFICTGNSARSILAEGILNSLGQGRFRAYSAGSHPKGEVHPLALATLERLRLPTTGYRSKSWDEFVAPGAPVFDFIFTVCDNAAGEVCPVWPGKPVSAHWGVPDPAAVEGSEEQQRKAFMDAALTLKRRIELFLSLPLQRLDAMSLQHELRVIGKQ
- a CDS encoding ArsI/CadI family heavy metal resistance metalloenzyme, coding for MKRFHVHLHVDDLNRSIGFYSQLFAAQPARIEADYAKWMLEDPPVNFAISTRGSKPGIDHLGIQTDDADELTALKARAQAADMALLDEGTTTCCYARSEKHWVTDPQGVAWEHFHTLGNIPVFNEAPQPAPSTAPACCAPSDSRAAAKRAASCC
- a CDS encoding ArsR/SmtB family transcription factor is translated as MNETQAVSALSALAHTQRLRVFRALVVAGPEGLTPSVLADQLDVARNTLSFHLKELAHAGLVTIEQQGRNLIYRADFAHMNGLLGYLTEHCCQGGVCEANESTRACASC